The region GACGGGTGCGAGGGACGACTGAGCGAGCACAGCGAGTGAGGAGTCGGTTGGGGAGGCTTATGGCCATACTGCTGGGCAATGCGGGTCCGCCGTGGTCTAGGAAACTCCGCGGTGGCGTTCCCCGAGGCGGTTTCTGCTGTCACAATCACGATTCTCACGATAATGTTCACGATAACGAGTTCTGCGAGGACAGCCGTACTCACAGCGCTCTAACAGCCGTCCCGGCCGAACCAATCCTGTGGACGCGAAGAACTAACTCCGAACCGCCCGAGCCGTCGCACGAGTACTGTTGCTGAGGCGTTGCTCCAAACGTTTACTACAGCTCGAAGTAATCTGTACCCATGAGTAAGCAGTACGCTGACCTCCACGACCCGAACGCGGAGTACACGATGCGGGAGCTTTCCGCCGAGACAATGGGCGTCACCGGGAGCCGAGGTGGCGACCGTGACGTCGCGATTACCGACGTGCAGACCACGATGGTCGACGGCAACTTCCCGTGGACCCTCGTCAGAGTCTACACCGACGCCGGCGTCGTCGGCACGGGTGAGGCCTACTGGGGCGCGGGCGTCCCGGAGATCATCGAGCGCATGACGCCGTTCCTCGTCGGCGAGAACCCCCTGGATATCGACCGGCTCTATGAACATCTCGTTCAGAAGATGTCCGGCGAGGGCAGCGTCGAGGGGGTCACCGTCACCGCAATCTCGGGTATCGAACTCGCGCTGCACGACCTCGCCGGAAAGATTCTCGGCATCCCGGCTTACCAACTTCTGGGTGGGAAATACCGCGACTCCGTCCGGGTCTACTGTGACTGTCACACCGAGGCCGAGGCCGACCCAGAGGCCTGCGCCGACGAGGCCGAACGCGTGGTTGAGGAACTCGGCTACGACGCGCTGAAGTTCGATCTCGACGTGCCCTCCGGCCACGAGAAGGACCGCGCGAACCGCCATCTCAGACCGGGCGAAATCCGGCACAAGGCCGAGATTGTCGAGGCCGTCACCGAGCGCGTGAAAGACCGCGCCGACGTGGCGTTCGACTGTCACTGGACGTTCTCCGGTGGCTCAGCCAAGCGCCTCGCTGCGGAACTCGAGGCCTACGACGTGTGGTGGCTCGAGGACCCCGTGCCGCCGGAGAACCTCGAGGTGCAGGAAGAAGTCACCAAGTCCACCCTTACTCCCATCACCGTGGGCGAGAATCGCTATCGGGTCACCGAACTCCGGCGGCTCATCGAGAATCAGGCCGTCGACATCGTCGCCCCCGACCTGCCGAAAGTGGGCGGGATGCGCGAGACTCGGAAAATCGCCGACGTGGCCAATCAGTACTACGTCCCCGTCGCGATGCACAACGTCGCTTCGCCCATCGGGACGATGGCTTCCGCACACGTCGGCGCCGCCATCCCGAACTCGCTGGCCGTGGAGTACCACTCCTACGAACTGGACTGGTGGAGTGACCTTGTCGAGGAACCGGTCATCGAGGACGGCCAGATCGAAATTCCGGAAAAACCCGGGCTCGGGCTGACGCTGGACATGGACGTCGTCGAAGCGCATATGGTCGAGGGCGAGACCCTCTTTGACGAGGCCTGACCATGGTCGAAGACGACAGAGAGACGGGGCCGGGTATCGTGACCTTCGGCGAGTCGATGCTTCGGCTTGGCACGCCCGCTGGCGAGCGGCTGGTCACTGCTGATGCACTGAACCTCCACATCGGCGGCGCTGAGAGCAACGTCGCTGCAGACGCGTCACGGCTCGGCGCTGAAACGGTCTGGCTTTCGAAACTTCCCGAGTCCCCGCTCGCGGACCGCGTCGTCGAGGGAATCACACGCCACGGCGTCGACGCGCGGGTCGCCCGCGGCGAGGGTCGTGTCGGGACGTACTACCTCGACGCCGGCGGTGCTCCGCGAGGGACCGAGGTGGTCTACGACCGCGAGGGCACAGCAATCCGGTCGGCGACGCCAGAGGAACTCGATACGGCGGCCATCGAGGCCGCCGAGACGTTCCTCGTCACGGGCATCACGCCCGCGCTCTCGGGGACGCTCGAGGCGACGACTCGAACACTCCTGGAGACTGCTCGAGAGGCGGGGACGAAGACAGTGTTCGACCCCAACTACCGAGCCAAACTCTGGTCACCCGCCGAGGCTCGGGAGACGCTGACAGAGCTGCTGCCACTGGTCGACACGCTCGTCGTTGCCGAGCGGGACGCTCGAGAGGTGCTAGCCCGTGAAGGCTCGCCCGAAGCAATCGCTGCGGAGCTGGCGGCGGAGTTCGGCCACGAGACCGTCGTCCTGACCCGCGGTGCCGAGGGCTCGCTGGCGTGGGCGGACGGCGAGACCCACGAACAGGCGGCGTTCGACGCAGAGACCCACGACGCCGTGGGGAGCGGGGACGCCTTTGTTGCCGGCTTTCTCGTGGCTCGCGGCGATGGTCAGTCGGTCCCAGAGGCGCTTTCCTGGGGGTCTGCAACCGCGTCGCTCAAACGAACGATTGCCGGTGACGTGGCGGTCATCGACCGCGCAGACGTCGAACGCGTGCGCTCGGACGCAAGCGGTATCGAGCGGTAGAGCGCCGTCGTTTCGGTGGCCTCCTCAGTCGCTCCGCAACCACTAAACGCAGCACACTCCTTCCTCACACAATGGCTGATTGGACCGAGTCCTACCGTCCCTCGACGCTCTCGGAGGTGCGGGGGAACAACAAAGCCCGCGACGCCTTCGAGGAGTGGGGGCGGTCGTGGGACGACCACACGGAGGCGGTCATTCTCTACGGGAGCCCAGGCGTGGGCAAGACCTCTGCAGCACACGCGCTGGCGGCGGATATGGGCTGGGAGACAGTCGAACTCAACGCCTCCGACCAGCGGACTGCCGACGCCATCGAGCGGTTCGCTGGTCGGGCAGCGCGTAACGCCACGCTCGGCGGCAGTGCGAGTGGGGAGGTCGGCGGCGGCCGCCAACTGGTCATCGTCGACGAGGCCGACAACATCCACGGCAACTACGACCGCGGCGGTGCCCAAGCCGTCACGAACCTCGTGAAGGAGGCGAACCAGCCCATCGTGCTCATCGCCAACGAGTTCTACGAGATGAGTCGCGGCCTGCGCAACGCCTGTCAGGATATCGAGTTCCGGGACGTGTCTGCACGCTCGATTGTTCCCGTCCTCCGGGACATCTGCCGGAAAGAGGGTATCGAGTTCGAGAGCGACGCCCTGGAGCGCATCGCCGACGCCAACAGCGGTGACCTGCGCGGCGCAGTCAAAGACTTACAGGCCACTGCCGAGGGGAAGACACACCTCACGGTCGATGACGTTGTCACTGGGGACCGGGACACCACTGTCGGCATCTTCACCGTGCTCGACGCGATTCTGAAGGAGAAATCCCCACAGGAGGCGCTTCACACCGCCTACGACGCCGACGAGACGCCCGACGACCTGACGGCCTGGGTCGAGGACAAGGTGATGAAGGTCTACGACCCCGAGGAGACGGTCCGGGCCTACGAGTACCTCGCCAACGCCGACCGCTGGCTGGGTCGCGTGATGGCCACGCAGAACTACTCCTACTGGCGCTACGTCACCGACAACGTCGCGGCGGGCGTCGCCGCGTCCCGCGACAAGACACGCGGTGGCTGGACCCAGTACGGCGGCCGGCCACAGATGTGGCCCTCCTCGGACGCCACGGTGGACGAAATCTGCCGGAAGATCGCAGACGCTGCGGGGGCCAGCATCGAGACGGCGCGGCGCGAAATCCTCCCGTTCCTCTCGGCGGCGACGCACCACTGCAAACCACGTGACTTGACAGTCGCAGTCACGGCCTACTTCGACTTCGACGAAACGGATCTCGCGGCCATCACCGGTAGCGGCGAGTCCACCAACAAGGTGCAAGGCATCGTCGAGGACGCCGAAGAACTGCGGGATGATGCGCTCGAAGCACACGCCGGCGGCGCGTTCGCAGGCGCGACTCGGGTGGCCGACGGAGAAACGGAAACGAAAACGGAAACCGAAGCGGACGGTGACACAGCGGCTGGCGAACAGCCCGAGTCAGATCCCGAAGCAGCGGCCGCTGGGGCCGAGGAGCCGCCCGACGAGGAGGTTGATGACGACTCCCAGTCCGGGCTCTCGGATTTCGTCTGACTCAATCGACCGTCGTCGCCCGCGCGGTCACATCCTCCGGCCCCACCAGAATCCGAATCGTGTCTGCGCCCGTTGGGCCCGGAATCGCTTCGTACAGCTCGATTCTCGCCCGGTTCCCGCTGTCGTCGTCGACGACCACTTCGACCGCCCAGCGACCGGCTGTCGGGAAGAAATCCGGGACCCCCCGTTGTCCGCGCGCTTGTAGCTCGTACTCACCAGATAGTTCCGGGGACTCGACGACCGCCGCGGGCGGCGTCTCCGGCGTTGGCGATGGGGTCTCCTCGCCGTTGGCCGCCGTCTCCTTCGGCAGGAGTCGTGCTGCACTGACCGAGACCGTTACCGACCGTTCTCGTCGGTTCTCGATATAGAGCCCGCCGGGGACACTGTTGTCCCGGAAGGTGCGCCCACAGCCGGCGAGCACGACGGGAAGGGAGGCAAGAACTGTTCGGCGGGACCGCTGCATAGCTATAGGGTAGCGCGGCCACACAAAGAGGGTTGCGGGCGAGTCAGAGCAGCTTCGAGAGGAACTGCTGGCCCCGCTCGGTCGAGGGGTTCTCGAAGAAGGGCTTGGGCTCGCCCTGCTCGACGATCTCTCCCTCGGCCATCAGCGTCACCGTGTCGGCGACCTCCCGGGCGAACCCCATCTCGTGGGTGACGACCATCATCGTCATCCCTTCGCTGGCCAGGTCACGCATGACCTCGAGCACTTCGCCGACGAGTTCGGGGTCGAGCGCGCTGGTCACTTCGTCGAACAGCATCACGTCTGGCTCCATGGCCAGCGCGCGGGCGATGGCCACACGTTGTTGTTGGCCGCCAGAGAGTTGAGCCGGGTACGACTCGGTCTGTTTGGCCAGTCCGACCCGCTCCAGTAGGTCGTGGGCCTCCTCGCGGGCGATAGACTCCTTGACGCCTTTCACCTTGGTGGGCGCGAGCGCGACGTTTTCCAGCGCTGTCATGTGTGGGAAGAGGTTGAACGACTGGAACACCATCCCGATCCGCTGGCGCAGGCGATTGATGTCTGCGTCCGGGTTGGTCAGCGGTGTGCCGTCCAGCCGAATCTCGCCCGATTGGATTTCCTCCAAGCGATTCGTACAGCGAAGCAGCGTCGACTTCCCCGACCCGGAGGGGCCGATGACGACGGCGACCTCCTCAGCGTCGACCTCGAGGTCGATATCCTTCAGGACGTGTGTCTCACCGAAGTATTTGTCAACGCCCTCGAACTCGAGCAGCCCCATCAGTGCTCACCCCCCGCGGCGGGGTCCGCACGCGCCTCGAGCATCCGGATGAGTTTGCCGAGCGGAATCGTGATCATGAGATAGGCAACCGCGACGAGAACGATCGGTGTCCACGCGTCGAAGGTCGCTGAGTTGACCTGCCGGAACGCCGACAGCAGCTCCGGAATCGCCAGCACCGTCAGCAGCGAGGTGTCCTTCACGAGGATGACCTGGTCGTTGCCGATGGCTGCAAGCGAGTTTCGCCAAGCCTGTGGGAGCACGACCTCCCGCATCGACTGGATGTAGGACATACCCAGCGAGCGGGCGGCCTCCATCTGGCCCTTCGGGATTGACTCGATGCCGCCCCGGAGCGCCTCACCCACGTAGGCCGCGTGGTTCATCGTCAGGCCGATGACCGCGGCGTAGTAGTTGAACCCCTGGATGGGGAACTGCCCCGGCGGCCACAGCTGTGGCACACCGAGGTAGATGACGAACAGTTGGAACAGCAGCGGCGTCCCGCGGAAGAACTCGATATACCCCTTCGCAATGGCGCGTGTCAGCCCCGTTTTTGAGACTCGTGCCAGGCCGACGATGACCCCCGCGACCACCGCCAGCACCCCGCTGATCAGGATGATGCCGATGACCCGGAGGAACGCGAACGTGAACTGCGGGTAGATGATGTTGATGAGCAGGGGGTAATCGACCCGTGCCAACAGGATGTAGCTGATGAACACCGCTACGACGAGGGCGAACAGCGCGGTCCCCAGCATCCCGATCTGTCGGAAGCGGTTGTCGTCCAGCTTGTCGAGGACGCTGGCGTCGCGCTGCCTCCCGGTGTCGGTTGCCATCGAGGATTACCCGGCGAAGTACTCGTTGTAGATTTCGTCGTACGTGCCGTCCTCGCGGATGGCGGCGAGGGCGCCGTTGACCTCCTCGCGGAACTCGTCGTCGTCCTGACGGAAGGCGATGCCGTAGTTCTCGACGGTGAGCGTGAGGTACGGCGGTGCGTTCTCGCCCTCCTCGGCGGCGGCGCCCTCGCCCTCGACGAAGCGCACGTCACCGTCACCCTCGCCGTTGACGAACTCCGCACTGACGGTGTTGTCGTTGATGACGGCGTCGACCTGGTTGTTCAGCAGGGCGCTGAACGCGTCAGGAATCTGGTCGTACTCGTTGATCTTCAGGTCGCCACCCAGCTCCTCTTTGAGGCCCTGAGCGGCACCGGCACCGGTCGTCCCTTTCTGGACACCCACCCGGATGCCGGCCATATCCTCCTTCGAGGTGATGTCGGAGCCCTCCCGGACGACGATGGTCTGGTAGGCCGTGAAGTAGGGGTCCGAGAAGTCGACCTGCTCGTCCCGCTCGTCGTTGATGGTCATCGCCGACATGATGATGCGGAAGTTGCCGTTGTTCAGCGACGGGATGATGGTGTCGAAGGAGGTCTGCTGGAACTCGTACTCCATGTCGAGTTCGCCGGCGAAAATGGCCTCCGCGATATCCACGTCGAAGCCGGTTAGCTCGCCATCGGTCGTCTCGTACTCGAACGGTCGGTAGGGGATGTCCGACCCGATACTGATGGTCTCATTTGAACCGCCGGTACAGCCAGCAAAGGAGAGCGCCGCCGCGGCGCCACCGGTCGCCTTCAGGTATGTTCGTCTATCCATAAGTGCGGATTGAGTCCCTGATGGAAATAACTCACTATCGGATACCTGCGCTATGCGAGCACCGACCGGCCGTCACGGGGCGCCGTCTGGGCGGCGTAGGCGACGAGAGCGACGGCGGCGAAGGCGACGCCGTAGAGCACCCAGTTCACCAGGTGGGCGGTCCAGGTGTAGACGACGAGGTCACGCCCCAGGAGCGTCACGAGGAAGACCGAGGCGAGCGCGGCCCCCAGTGCCGGGCGGTAGCGTGCGACCCCGGTCATCGGGAGCCAGACGGTGGCAGCGACCAGTGTTGCGAACGTCGCCAGCGCAGTCAGCGCGAACAGGGCCTGTGCGGCCGGGCTGTAGTCAAGCAGCGGTGTGACGCGCCCGAAGACGGCGTTCACCGGGAGCAGTGCGAGCACGGTGAACAGCGCCAGTCGGCTCCGTTCGGTGGCCGAGCGCTGGTAGTCTCCCCGCATCGCCGACAGCGTCGACAGCGTCAGTGCGGTGAAGATGGCCAGGGCGACCAGCAAGTGGGCAGCCTGCGTCGGCACGGAGTAGCCGCCGGGGATGGCGCCGTTGAGTGTGACCGTCACCGCACCCAGCGAAATTTGGAGCGGGAGGAGCACGAGCGCGGCCGTCGCGAACAGCGCGGTCCGCTGGGACTGCTCGCCCAGCCACGCCGCTGCGACGACGCCGATGATGACGAAGCCCGTCACCATCGCCACGAGGCGGTGGAACCACTCGATAAAACTGGGGAGACTCTGGGGGAGCAACCCGTTGTCACAGAGTGGCCACTGCTGTGCGCACGCCAGCCCGGCCCCAGTGGCTGCGGTGTAGACGCCGAGTGCGACTAAGCTGCCGGTGAGAGCCGTGGCGAACAGCGCGAACTGTCGGTAGCTCGGGCGCTTCATTAGCCAGATTTCGGGCGCGCGCGTACTTGGGCGTTACTTTCGCGGCGCCTCGCCCCGC is a window of halophilic archaeon DL31 DNA encoding:
- a CDS encoding Fe(3+)-transporting ATPase (PFAM: ABC transporter-like~KEGG: hvo:HVO_2430 putative glutamine ABC transporter ATP-binding protein~SMART: ATPase, AAA+ type, core), with product MGLLEFEGVDKYFGETHVLKDIDLEVDAEEVAVVIGPSGSGKSTLLRCTNRLEEIQSGEIRLDGTPLTNPDADINRLRQRIGMVFQSFNLFPHMTALENVALAPTKVKGVKESIAREEAHDLLERVGLAKQTESYPAQLSGGQQQRVAIARALAMEPDVMLFDEVTSALDPELVGEVLEVMRDLASEGMTMMVVTHEMGFAREVADTVTLMAEGEIVEQGEPKPFFENPSTERGQQFLSKLL
- a CDS encoding ABC-type transporter, periplasmic subunit family 3 (KEGG: hvo:HVO_2432 putative glutamine ABC transporter periplasmic substrate-binding protein~PFAM: Extracellular solute-binding protein, family 3~SMART: Extracellular solute-binding protein, family 3); this translates as MDRRTYLKATGGAAAALSFAGCTGGSNETISIGSDIPYRPFEYETTDGELTGFDVDIAEAIFAGELDMEYEFQQTSFDTIIPSLNNGNFRIIMSAMTINDERDEQVDFSDPYFTAYQTIVVREGSDITSKEDMAGIRVGVQKGTTGAGAAQGLKEELGGDLKINEYDQIPDAFSALLNNQVDAVINDNTVSAEFVNGEGDGDVRFVEGEGAAAEEGENAPPYLTLTVENYGIAFRQDDDEFREEVNGALAAIREDGTYDEIYNEYFAG
- a CDS encoding PfkB domain protein (PFAM: Carbohydrate/purine kinase~KEGG: hbo:Hbor_26610 2-keto-3-deoxygluconate kinase), which encodes MVEDDRETGPGIVTFGESMLRLGTPAGERLVTADALNLHIGGAESNVAADASRLGAETVWLSKLPESPLADRVVEGITRHGVDARVARGEGRVGTYYLDAGGAPRGTEVVYDREGTAIRSATPEELDTAAIEAAETFLVTGITPALSGTLEATTRTLLETAREAGTKTVFDPNYRAKLWSPAEARETLTELLPLVDTLVVAERDAREVLAREGSPEAIAAELAAEFGHETVVLTRGAEGSLAWADGETHEQAAFDAETHDAVGSGDAFVAGFLVARGDGQSVPEALSWGSATASLKRTIAGDVAVIDRADVERVRSDASGIER
- a CDS encoding cytochrome oxidase assembly (PFAM: Cytochrome oxidase assembly~KEGG: hla:Hlac_1803 cytochrome oxidase assembly), which produces MKRPSYRQFALFATALTGSLVALGVYTAATGAGLACAQQWPLCDNGLLPQSLPSFIEWFHRLVAMVTGFVIIGVVAAAWLGEQSQRTALFATAALVLLPLQISLGAVTVTLNGAIPGGYSVPTQAAHLLVALAIFTALTLSTLSAMRGDYQRSATERSRLALFTVLALLPVNAVFGRVTPLLDYSPAAQALFALTALATFATLVAATVWLPMTGVARYRPALGAALASVFLVTLLGRDLVVYTWTAHLVNWVLYGVAFAAVALVAYAAQTAPRDGRSVLA
- a CDS encoding polar amino acid ABC transporter, inner membrane subunit (KEGG: hwa:HQ2731A ABC-type glutamine/glutamate/polar amino acids transport system, permease protein~TIGRFAM: Amino acid ABC transporter, permease protein, 3-TM region, His/Glu/Gln/Arg/opine~PFAM: Binding-protein-dependent transport systems inner membrane component), with protein sequence MATDTGRQRDASVLDKLDDNRFRQIGMLGTALFALVVAVFISYILLARVDYPLLINIIYPQFTFAFLRVIGIILISGVLAVVAGVIVGLARVSKTGLTRAIAKGYIEFFRGTPLLFQLFVIYLGVPQLWPPGQFPIQGFNYYAAVIGLTMNHAAYVGEALRGGIESIPKGQMEAARSLGMSYIQSMREVVLPQAWRNSLAAIGNDQVILVKDTSLLTVLAIPELLSAFRQVNSATFDAWTPIVLVAVAYLMITIPLGKLIRMLEARADPAAGGEH
- a CDS encoding Chloromuconate cycloisomerase (KEGG: hvo:HVO_1488 mandelate racemase/muconate lactonizing enzyme family protein~PFAM: Mandelate racemase/muconate lactonizing enzyme, N-terminal; Mandelate racemase/muconate lactonizing enzyme, C-terminal), producing the protein MSKQYADLHDPNAEYTMRELSAETMGVTGSRGGDRDVAITDVQTTMVDGNFPWTLVRVYTDAGVVGTGEAYWGAGVPEIIERMTPFLVGENPLDIDRLYEHLVQKMSGEGSVEGVTVTAISGIELALHDLAGKILGIPAYQLLGGKYRDSVRVYCDCHTEAEADPEACADEAERVVEELGYDALKFDLDVPSGHEKDRANRHLRPGEIRHKAEIVEAVTERVKDRADVAFDCHWTFSGGSAKRLAAELEAYDVWWLEDPVPPENLEVQEEVTKSTLTPITVGENRYRVTELRRLIENQAVDIVAPDLPKVGGMRETRKIADVANQYYVPVAMHNVASPIGTMASAHVGAAIPNSLAVEYHSYELDWWSDLVEEPVIEDGQIEIPEKPGLGLTLDMDVVEAHMVEGETLFDEA
- a CDS encoding Replication factor C large subunit (HAMAP: Replication factor C large subunit~PFAM: ATPase, AAA-type, core~KEGG: hla:Hlac_1810 replication factor C large subunit~SMART: ATPase, AAA+ type, core); the protein is MADWTESYRPSTLSEVRGNNKARDAFEEWGRSWDDHTEAVILYGSPGVGKTSAAHALAADMGWETVELNASDQRTADAIERFAGRAARNATLGGSASGEVGGGRQLVIVDEADNIHGNYDRGGAQAVTNLVKEANQPIVLIANEFYEMSRGLRNACQDIEFRDVSARSIVPVLRDICRKEGIEFESDALERIADANSGDLRGAVKDLQATAEGKTHLTVDDVVTGDRDTTVGIFTVLDAILKEKSPQEALHTAYDADETPDDLTAWVEDKVMKVYDPEETVRAYEYLANADRWLGRVMATQNYSYWRYVTDNVAAGVAASRDKTRGGWTQYGGRPQMWPSSDATVDEICRKIADAAGASIETARREILPFLSAATHHCKPRDLTVAVTAYFDFDETDLAAITGSGESTNKVQGIVEDAEELRDDALEAHAGGAFAGATRVADGETETKTETEADGDTAAGEQPESDPEAAAAGAEEPPDEEVDDDSQSGLSDFV